A genomic window from Gambusia affinis linkage group LG16, SWU_Gaff_1.0, whole genome shotgun sequence includes:
- the LOC122846066 gene encoding protein IWS1 homolog isoform X1, with the protein MDPGQKKDQQGGQLEDHCVALPADGSPALEEHLADGKDIGKVGSNVFQETISDNMVSGDHGEELRCSSPPQSVDCSSSSSVSSSQDGWASSFSGSCISSSSGSSSQDDWASSSSCSSNTSYSEDEVGSDWTTSYGSISTTSCSPTVDRPYAELEMAQKLQDGIFHLTSPEEPILSADDSRPFGVLQRHQVGLVGDATHGTLVTGKNGKRTKDTDSEEEPPAKRTRDSEAEEELSSKRSRDTDDVEEEPPAKRTRDSVDEEEPPAKRTRDSVDEEEIPAKRSRKSDDEEEPVLSPSTNVLCEDSFQSSPVRSPSPMSLWGDHLFSPFDLSPMSGCEDPILSSPVFSPSPRLPCEGPIVSVYAISPPISEDPILSSPVLSRPPSTACEDPIVSSPVVNTSSTTYCKIPSARFPCFCVWMKSQMDREEEPIPSTSGIGSGGIRGRESSRKEWFRPHYDLSSDDSD; encoded by the coding sequence atcATTGTGTAGCTCTTCCAGCAGACGGATCCCCAGCGTTGGAGGAACATCTAGCCGATGGTAAGGATATTGGTAAGGTGgggtcaaatgttttccaagaaACCATATCAGACAACATGGTTTCTGGAGATCATGGAGAGGAGTTGAGGTGTAGTTCACCTCCGCAGTCCGTTGACTGTAgttccagctccagtgttagCTCCAGTCAAGATGGCTGGGCTAGCAGTTTCAGTGGTAGCTGTATTAGCAGCTCCAGTGGTAGCTCCAGTCAAGATGACTGGGCTAGCAGCTCCAGTTGTAGCTCTAATACCAGCTACAGTGAAGATGAGGTAGGTAGTGATTGGACTACCAGTTACGGTAGTATCAGTACTACCAGCTGCAGTCCAACAGTGGACCGTCCTTACGCTGAGCTTGAGATGGCTCAGAAGCTTCAAGACGGCATTTTTCACTTGACCTCACCTGAAGAGCCCATTTTGAGTGCAGATGATTCCAGACCTTTTGGTGTCTTGCAACGTCATCAGGTAGGTTTGGTAGGGGATGCGACTCATGGGACATTGGTGACCGGCAAAAACGGAAAGAGGACCAAGGACACTGACTCTGAAGAGGAGCCCCCTGCCAAGAGGACTAGGGACAGTGAAGCTGAAGAGGAGCTCTCCTCCAAGAGATCCAGGGACACTGATGATGTTGAAGAGGAGCCTCCAGCCAAGAGGACAAGGGACAGTGTTGATGAAGAGGAGCCTCCAGCCAAGAGGACAAGGGACAGTGTTGATGAAGAGGAGATCCCTGCCAAGAGGTCCCGGAAGAGCGATGACGAAGAGGAACCTGTTCTCAGTCCCTCCACAAATGTGTTGTGTGAGGATTCTTTTCAGTCATCCCCTGTCCGCAGTCCCTCGCCCATGTCATTGTGGGGGGATCACCTTTTTTCACCCTTTGATCTTTCACCTATGAGTGGATGTGAGGATCCCATTCTGTCCTCCCCTGTCTTCAGTCCCTCGCCAAGATTACCTTGTGAAGGTCCCATTGTGTCTGTTTATGCCATCAGTCCCCCAATCAGTGAAGATCCTATTTTGTCATCCCCCGTTCTCAGTCGTCCACCAAGCACAGCCTGTGAGGATCCTATTGTGTCTTCCCCTGTCGTGAATACTTCCTCCACAACATACTGCAAAATTCCAAGTGCAAGATTCCCTTGCTTTTGTGTCTGGATGAAATCTCAAATGGACAGAGAAGAGGAACCAATACCCTCAACATCTGGAATTGGATCTGGCGGAATTAGAGGAAGAGAGAGTTCCAGAAAAGAGTGGTTTAGACCTCACTACGACCTGTCAAGTGATGACTCTGATTAG
- the LOC122846066 gene encoding protein IWS1 homolog isoform X2 translates to MDPGQKKDQQGGQLEDHCVALPADGSPALEEHLADGKDIGKVGSNVFQETISDNMVSGDHGEELRCSSPPQSVDCSSSSSVSSSQDGWASSFSGSCISSSSGSSSQDDWASSSSCSSNTSYSEDEVGSDWTTSYGSISTTSCSPTVDRPYAELEMAQKLQDGIFHLTSPEEPILSADDSRPFGVLQRHQVGLVGDATHGTLVTGKNGKRTKDTDSEEEPPAKRTRDSEAEEEPPAKRTRDSVDEEEPPAKRTRDSVDEEEIPAKRSRKSDDEEEPVLSPSTNVLCEDSFQSSPVRSPSPMSLWGDHLFSPFDLSPMSGCEDPILSSPVFSPSPRLPCEGPIVSVYAISPPISEDPILSSPVLSRPPSTACEDPIVSSPVVNTSSTTYCKIPSARFPCFCVWMKSQMDREEEPIPSTSGIGSGGIRGRESSRKEWFRPHYDLSSDDSD, encoded by the exons atcATTGTGTAGCTCTTCCAGCAGACGGATCCCCAGCGTTGGAGGAACATCTAGCCGATGGTAAGGATATTGGTAAGGTGgggtcaaatgttttccaagaaACCATATCAGACAACATGGTTTCTGGAGATCATGGAGAGGAGTTGAGGTGTAGTTCACCTCCGCAGTCCGTTGACTGTAgttccagctccagtgttagCTCCAGTCAAGATGGCTGGGCTAGCAGTTTCAGTGGTAGCTGTATTAGCAGCTCCAGTGGTAGCTCCAGTCAAGATGACTGGGCTAGCAGCTCCAGTTGTAGCTCTAATACCAGCTACAGTGAAGATGAGGTAGGTAGTGATTGGACTACCAGTTACGGTAGTATCAGTACTACCAGCTGCAGTCCAACAGTGGACCGTCCTTACGCTGAGCTTGAGATGGCTCAGAAGCTTCAAGACGGCATTTTTCACTTGACCTCACCTGAAGAGCCCATTTTGAGTGCAGATGATTCCAGACCTTTTGGTGTCTTGCAACGTCATCAGGTAGGTTTGGTAGGGGATGCGACTCATGGGACATTGGTGACCGGCAAAAACGGAAAGAGGACCAAGGACACTGACTCTGAAGAGGAGCCCCCTGCCAAGAGGACTAGGGACAGTGAAGCTGAAGAG GAGCCTCCAGCCAAGAGGACAAGGGACAGTGTTGATGAAGAGGAGCCTCCAGCCAAGAGGACAAGGGACAGTGTTGATGAAGAGGAGATCCCTGCCAAGAGGTCCCGGAAGAGCGATGACGAAGAGGAACCTGTTCTCAGTCCCTCCACAAATGTGTTGTGTGAGGATTCTTTTCAGTCATCCCCTGTCCGCAGTCCCTCGCCCATGTCATTGTGGGGGGATCACCTTTTTTCACCCTTTGATCTTTCACCTATGAGTGGATGTGAGGATCCCATTCTGTCCTCCCCTGTCTTCAGTCCCTCGCCAAGATTACCTTGTGAAGGTCCCATTGTGTCTGTTTATGCCATCAGTCCCCCAATCAGTGAAGATCCTATTTTGTCATCCCCCGTTCTCAGTCGTCCACCAAGCACAGCCTGTGAGGATCCTATTGTGTCTTCCCCTGTCGTGAATACTTCCTCCACAACATACTGCAAAATTCCAAGTGCAAGATTCCCTTGCTTTTGTGTCTGGATGAAATCTCAAATGGACAGAGAAGAGGAACCAATACCCTCAACATCTGGAATTGGATCTGGCGGAATTAGAGGAAGAGAGAGTTCCAGAAAAGAGTGGTTTAGACCTCACTACGACCTGTCAAGTGATGACTCTGATTAG
- the LOC122846094 gene encoding myosin-10-like, with protein sequence MRSAALFLLMLCRSVGEGRAEVSVPADGGTRTEARPPRDLSVLWEEVQGLKQLVLSLKGDQVDQRQELRTVESRVRDGEMEAELKKQSMDELKMALDLLLTEQSSGLRKKMEELEEKTKAEISELQARISSSENSVEILKKKNSAAAAELLFLQTRLRASESSVEQLRRKDTVLTGRLCNTERLMEDLMGQISEIQACNISAGMDSEALVLESHLDVHLDTLKADIEAQIHQLENKLTSSHVFLEGLSAAAEHRLNEAERQQDELRSHNTELESRLRSREKQLEDQKTLNTSMETRLRSTEEQLDQLKNQSAVLEVRLRVSERRLEEQEAGSSADVPVRLKSTDDQLVQLKNHTAVLEVRLRVSEKNLEDLKTENSELVSRLRTRETQLEDQKTTNITMETRLRSTEEQLDQLKNQSAVLEVRLRVSERRLEEQETGSSDLESRLRSREKQLEDQKTTITEMEVRLGSTERQLENHTAVQFSQMESRLTDGLNRTTVMETRLRSTEEQLDQLKNQSAVLEVRLRVSERRLEEQETGSSAQFSWMESRLTDEQRRTAEFETQLSAVTFRLNVTKELLDDLKKQSLAGAADLASLSERLTAAQGNTEDEVKVAFSAGLTDSGIVGPFDEETTLIFSKTITNVGWGYNSSAGVFTAPVTGLYFFSFTAADYLKGYMGLYLYRNEQPVTFSLDLNDHGGYASMTSAVALQLDRGDRVRLALPASYRLYDDSRNFSVFSGFLLFPV encoded by the exons ATGAGGTCTGCTGCTCTGTTCCTGCTGATGCTCTGCCGCTCCGTCGGTGAAGGCCGAGCGGAGGTCTCTGTTCCTGCAGACGGTGGCACCAGGACCGAAGCGCGTCCCCCCAGGGACCTGAGCGTCCTCTGGGAAGAGGTGCAGGGCCTGAAGCAGCTGGTCCTCAGTCTGAAGGGGGACCAAGTGGATCAACGACAAGAACTCCGGACTGTGGAGAGTCGGGTGAGGGACGGGGAGATGGAGGCAGAGCTGAAGAAGCAGAGCATGGATGAGCTGAAGATGGCGCTAGACCTCCTGCTGACAGAGCAGAGCTCTGGtctgaggaagaagatggaggagctggaagagaaGACCAAAG CTGAGATATCAGAGCTTCAGGCCAGAATAAGCAGCAGTGAGAACTCAGTGGAGAtcctgaagaagaagaactccG ctgctgcagctgagctGCTGTTCCTGCAGACCAGACTGAGGGCCAGTGAGAGCAGCGTGGAGCAGCTGAGGAGGAAGGACACAG TTCTGACAGGCAGACTGTGCAACACGGAGCGTTTGATGGAGGACCTGATGGGGCAGATCTCAG AAATCCAGGCCTGCAACATTTCAGCCGGGATGGATTCTGAAGCCCTGGTGCTGGAGAGTCACCTGGACGTCCACCTGGACACGCTGAAGGCTGACATTGAAG CTCAGATTCatcagctggaaaacaaactgACTTCCAGTCACGTGTTCCTGGAAGGCCTgagtgctgctgctg AGCATCGCCTGAACGAAGCTGAGAGACAACAGGATGAACTCAGGAGCCACAACACAG agttggAGAGCAGACTGAGATCCAGAGAAAAACAGCTGGAAGATCAGAAGACATTAAACACAT CCATGGAGACCAGACTGAGATCTACTGAGGAACAACTGGACCAGTTAAAGAATCAGTCTGCAG TTCTGGAGGTCAGACTGAGAGTCAGTGAGAGACGGCTGGAggagcaggaagcaggaagctCAG CTGACGTCCCGGTCCGACTGAAATCCACTGACGATCAGCTGGTCCAGTTGAAGAACCACACAGCAG TTCTGGAGGTCAGACTGAGAGTCAGTGAGAAGAACCTGGAAGACCTGAAGACAGAAAACTCAG AGTTGGTGAGTAGACTGAGAACCAGAGAGACACAGCTGGAGGACCAGAAGACAACAAACATAA CCATGGAGACCAGACTGAGGTCTACTGAGGAACAACTGGACCAGTTAAAGAATCAGTCTGCAG TTCTGGAGGTCAGACTGAGAGTCAGTGAGAGACGGCTGGAGgagcaggaaacaggaagctcAG ATTTGGAGAGCAGACTGAGATCCAGAGAAAAACAGCTGGAAGATCAGAAGACAACAATCACAG AGATGGAGGTTCGACTTGGATCAACTGAGAGACAGCTGGAGAATCACACAGCAG ttcagttctccCAGATGGAGTCCAGACTAACTGATGGATTGAATAGAACAACAG TCATGGAGACCAGACTGAGGTCTACTGAGGAACAACTGGACCAGTTAAAGAATCAGTCTGCAG TTCTGGAGGTCAGACTGAGAGTCAGTGAGAGACGGCTGGAGgagcaggaaacaggaagctcAG CTCAGTTCTCCTGGATGGAGTCCAGACTGACGGATGAACAGCGCAGAACTGCAG agtttgaaacCCAGCTGTCAGCTGTGACTTTCAGACTGAACGTGACTAAAGAGCTTCTGGATGATCTGAAGAAACAAAGTCTAG CTGGAGCAGCTGACCTGGCTTCACTTTCAGAGAGACTGACTGCAGCTCAGGGGAACACAGAAG ATGAGGTGAAGGTGGCTTTTTCAGCCGGTCTGACTGATTCAGGAATAGTCGGTCCATTTGATGAAGAAACTACTCTGATCTTCTCCAAAACCATCACCAACGTTGGCTGGGGCTACAACAGCTCTGCAG gtgtttTCACCGCTCCAGTCACGGGACTTTATTTCTTCAGCTTCACGGCTGCAGATTACTTGAAGGGTTACATGGGCCTGTACCTGTACAGGAACGAGCAGCCAGTCACATTCAGCCTGGACCTGAATGACCATGGAGGATACGCCTCCATGACCAGTGCAGTGGCTCTGCAGCTGGACCGGGGCGATCGGGTTCGCCTCGCTCTGCCAGCCAGCTATCGGCTCTATGACGACTCCAGAAACTTCAGCGTGTTCTCAGGTTTCCTGCTGTTCCCGGTCTGA
- the LOC122846125 gene encoding tubulin beta-4B chain isoform X1 translates to MREIVHLQAGQCGNQIGAKFWEVISDEHGIDPTGTYHGDSDLQLDRINVYYNEASGGKYVPRAVLVDLEPGTMDSVRSGPFGQLFRPDNFVFGQSGAGNNWAKGHYTEGAELVDSVMDVVRKEAESCDCLQGFQLTHSLGGGTGSGMGTLLISKIREEYPDRIMNTFSVVPSPKVSDTVVEPYNATLSVHQLVENTDETFCIDNEALYDICFRTLKLTTPTYGDLNHLVSATMSGVTTCLRFPGQLNADLRKLAVNMVPFPRLHFFMPGFAPLTSRGSQQYRALTVPELTMQMFDAKNMMAACDPRHGRYLTVAAIFRGRMSMKEVDEQMLNVQNKNSSYFVEWIPNNVKTAVCDIPPRGLKMAATFIGNSTAIQELFKRISEQFTAMFRRKAFLHWYTGEGMDEMEFTEAESNMNDLVSEYQQYQEATAEEEGEFEEEGEEDLA, encoded by the exons ATGAGGGAAATTGTTCATCTTCAAGCTGGCCAATGCGGGAACCAGATTGGAGCCAAG TTTTGGGAGGTGATAAGCGACGAACACGGTATTGACCCAACCGGGACATACCACGGGGACAGCGACCTTCAGTTGGATCGTATCAACGTGTATTACAACGAGGCGTCAG GTGGAAAGTATGTTCCTCGCGCTGTTCTGGTGGACTTGGAGCCGGGCACTATGGACTCGGTCAGATCTGGTCCTTTTGGACAGCTGTTTAGACCTGACAACTTTGTTTTTG GTCAGAGCGGTGCTGGTAATAACTGGGCTAAGGGCCACTACACTGAAGGAGCGGAGCTGGTGGACTCGGTGATGGACGTGGTGAGGAAGGAGGCGGAGAGCTGCGACTGCCTGCAGGGTTTTCAGCTCACCCACTCCCTGGGAGGAGGCACCGGCTCCGGCATGGGCACGCTCCTCATCAGCAAGATCCGGGAGGAGTACCCAGACCGCATCATGAACACGTTCAGCGTGGTGCCATCGCCCAAG GTGTCAGACACCGTGGTGGAGCCCTATAACGCCACCCTGTCCGTCCACCAGCTGGTGGAGAACACTGATGAGACCTTCTGCATCGACAACGAGGCGCTGTACGACATATGCTTCCGTACGTTGAAGCTCACCACGCCCACCTACGGCGATCTGAACCATCTGGTGTCGGCCACAATGAGCGGCGTCACCACCTGCCTGCGCTTCCCCGGCCAGCTGAACGCCGACCTGAGGAAGCTGGCCGTCAACATGGTGCCGTTTCCCAGACTGCACTTCTTCATGCCGGGCTTCGCCCCGCTGACGAGTCGAGGCAGCCAGCAGTACCG GGCCCTGACAGTCCCTGAACTCACCATGCAGATGTTCGACGCCAAGAACATGATGGCGGCATGCGACCCGCGCCACGGCCGCTACCTGACGGTGGCGGCCATCTTCCGCGGCCGCATGTCCATGAAGGAGGTGGACGAGCAGATGCTGAACGTTCAGAACAAGAACAGCAGCTACTTCGTGGAGTGGATCCCCAACAACGTGAAGACGGCCGTCTGCGACATCCCGCCACGCGGCctcaagatggccgccacctTCATTGGAAACAGCACGGCCATCCAGGAGCTGTTCAAGCGCATCTCAGAGCAGTTCACCGCCATGTTCCGCCGCAAGGCCTTCCTGCACTG GTACACCGGCGAGGGCATGGACGAGATGGAGTTCACCGAGGCAGAGAGCAACATGAACGACCTGGTGTCAGAATACCAGCAGTACCAGGAGGCCAcggcagaggaggagggagagtttgaagaggagggagaagaagaCCTGGCCTAA
- the LOC122846125 gene encoding tubulin beta chain isoform X2, translated as MREPDWSQGGKYVPRAVLVDLEPGTMDSVRSGPFGQLFRPDNFVFGQSGAGNNWAKGHYTEGAELVDSVMDVVRKEAESCDCLQGFQLTHSLGGGTGSGMGTLLISKIREEYPDRIMNTFSVVPSPKVSDTVVEPYNATLSVHQLVENTDETFCIDNEALYDICFRTLKLTTPTYGDLNHLVSATMSGVTTCLRFPGQLNADLRKLAVNMVPFPRLHFFMPGFAPLTSRGSQQYRALTVPELTMQMFDAKNMMAACDPRHGRYLTVAAIFRGRMSMKEVDEQMLNVQNKNSSYFVEWIPNNVKTAVCDIPPRGLKMAATFIGNSTAIQELFKRISEQFTAMFRRKAFLHWYTGEGMDEMEFTEAESNMNDLVSEYQQYQEATAEEEGEFEEEGEEDLA; from the exons ATGCGGGAACCAGATTGGAGCCAAG GTGGAAAGTATGTTCCTCGCGCTGTTCTGGTGGACTTGGAGCCGGGCACTATGGACTCGGTCAGATCTGGTCCTTTTGGACAGCTGTTTAGACCTGACAACTTTGTTTTTG GTCAGAGCGGTGCTGGTAATAACTGGGCTAAGGGCCACTACACTGAAGGAGCGGAGCTGGTGGACTCGGTGATGGACGTGGTGAGGAAGGAGGCGGAGAGCTGCGACTGCCTGCAGGGTTTTCAGCTCACCCACTCCCTGGGAGGAGGCACCGGCTCCGGCATGGGCACGCTCCTCATCAGCAAGATCCGGGAGGAGTACCCAGACCGCATCATGAACACGTTCAGCGTGGTGCCATCGCCCAAG GTGTCAGACACCGTGGTGGAGCCCTATAACGCCACCCTGTCCGTCCACCAGCTGGTGGAGAACACTGATGAGACCTTCTGCATCGACAACGAGGCGCTGTACGACATATGCTTCCGTACGTTGAAGCTCACCACGCCCACCTACGGCGATCTGAACCATCTGGTGTCGGCCACAATGAGCGGCGTCACCACCTGCCTGCGCTTCCCCGGCCAGCTGAACGCCGACCTGAGGAAGCTGGCCGTCAACATGGTGCCGTTTCCCAGACTGCACTTCTTCATGCCGGGCTTCGCCCCGCTGACGAGTCGAGGCAGCCAGCAGTACCG GGCCCTGACAGTCCCTGAACTCACCATGCAGATGTTCGACGCCAAGAACATGATGGCGGCATGCGACCCGCGCCACGGCCGCTACCTGACGGTGGCGGCCATCTTCCGCGGCCGCATGTCCATGAAGGAGGTGGACGAGCAGATGCTGAACGTTCAGAACAAGAACAGCAGCTACTTCGTGGAGTGGATCCCCAACAACGTGAAGACGGCCGTCTGCGACATCCCGCCACGCGGCctcaagatggccgccacctTCATTGGAAACAGCACGGCCATCCAGGAGCTGTTCAAGCGCATCTCAGAGCAGTTCACCGCCATGTTCCGCCGCAAGGCCTTCCTGCACTG GTACACCGGCGAGGGCATGGACGAGATGGAGTTCACCGAGGCAGAGAGCAACATGAACGACCTGGTGTCAGAATACCAGCAGTACCAGGAGGCCAcggcagaggaggagggagagtttgaagaggagggagaagaagaCCTGGCCTAA
- the LOC122846125 gene encoding tubulin beta-4B chain isoform X3, translating into MREIVHLQAGQCGNQIGAKFWEVISDEHGIDPTGTYHGDSDLQLDRINVYYNEASGGKYVPRAVLVDLEPGTMDSVRSGPFGQLFRPDNFVFGQSGAGNNWAKGHYTEGAELVDSVMDVVRKEAESCDCLQGFQLTHSLGGGTGSGMGTLLISKIREEYPDRIMNTFSVVPSPKVYIQDSNQSR; encoded by the exons ATGAGGGAAATTGTTCATCTTCAAGCTGGCCAATGCGGGAACCAGATTGGAGCCAAG TTTTGGGAGGTGATAAGCGACGAACACGGTATTGACCCAACCGGGACATACCACGGGGACAGCGACCTTCAGTTGGATCGTATCAACGTGTATTACAACGAGGCGTCAG GTGGAAAGTATGTTCCTCGCGCTGTTCTGGTGGACTTGGAGCCGGGCACTATGGACTCGGTCAGATCTGGTCCTTTTGGACAGCTGTTTAGACCTGACAACTTTGTTTTTG GTCAGAGCGGTGCTGGTAATAACTGGGCTAAGGGCCACTACACTGAAGGAGCGGAGCTGGTGGACTCGGTGATGGACGTGGTGAGGAAGGAGGCGGAGAGCTGCGACTGCCTGCAGGGTTTTCAGCTCACCCACTCCCTGGGAGGAGGCACCGGCTCCGGCATGGGCACGCTCCTCATCAGCAAGATCCGGGAGGAGTACCCAGACCGCATCATGAACACGTTCAGCGTGGTGCCATCGCCCAAGGTTTACATCCAGGATTCAAATCAGTCCAGATAA